From Macaca mulatta isolate MMU2019108-1 chromosome 1, T2T-MMU8v2.0, whole genome shotgun sequence, the proteins below share one genomic window:
- the LOC144331760 gene encoding uncharacterized protein LOC144331760 isoform X3 codes for MQAKVPGDPGSHQQIVPYRPPEVVWSFSAVCSWPPRWGTTDSHCPGLSGGLSEALMQKLPHSVHQEQPDTVWAVRKSCQIQQADDFRDMSTGYRTPVITTTMKLGFRKEVNHIRNPVTSMSSCQTTQGTRVNRAQGALGSWPSPEGPEATYVGD; via the exons ATGCAGGCGAAGGTTCCTGGTGACCCAGGCTCTCACCAGCAGATTGTCCCTTACCGTCCTCCTGAGGTTGTCTGGAGCTTCAGTGCTGTGTGCTCTTGGCCTCCACGCTGGGGTACCACCGACTCCCACTGTCCAGGGCTTTCCGGTGGACTCTCCGAGGCACTGATGCAGAAACTTCCCCATTCGGTGCACCAAGAGCAGCCTGACACGGTGTGGGCCGTCAGGAAGAGCTGCCAGATCCAACAG GCTGATGACTTCAGGGATATGAGCACGGGATACAGGACAcctgtcatcaccaccaccatgaaGTTGGGATTCAGGAAGGAGGTTAATCATATAAGAAATCCTGTGACCAGCATGAGCTCCTGTCAGACCACACAAGGCACTCGAGTGAACAGGGCACAGGGGGCCCTGGGGTCATG
- the LOC144331760 gene encoding uncharacterized protein LOC144331760 isoform X5, producing the protein MQAKVPGDPGSHQQIVPYRPPEVVWSFSAVCSWPPRWGTTDSHCPGLSGGLSEALMQKLPHSVHQEQPDTVWAVRKSCQIQQPLKIRMVKQNNIIPGETQILLRFTGWESNVNAKKQPPVGIKCEPMDQGMPGHSRQRWFNRTP; encoded by the exons ATGCAGGCGAAGGTTCCTGGTGACCCAGGCTCTCACCAGCAGATTGTCCCTTACCGTCCTCCTGAGGTTGTCTGGAGCTTCAGTGCTGTGTGCTCTTGGCCTCCACGCTGGGGTACCACCGACTCCCACTGTCCAGGGCTTTCCGGTGGACTCTCCGAGGCACTGATGCAGAAACTTCCCCATTCGGTGCACCAAGAGCAGCCTGACACGGTGTGGGCCGTCAGGAAGAGCTGCCAGATCCAACAG CCTTTGAAGATAAGGATGGTCAAACAAAATAATATCATACCTGGAGAAACTCAGATCTTGCTAAGATTTACTGGTTGGGAATCCAATGTTAATGCCAAGAAGCAGCCACCAGTTGGGATCAAATGTGAGCCTATGGATCAAG GAATGCCTGGACACAGTAGACAAAGGTGGTTCAACCGGACGCCTTAG
- the LOC144331760 gene encoding uncharacterized protein LOC144331760 isoform X2: MQAKVPGDPGSHQQIVPYRPPEVVWSFSAVCSWPPRWGTTDSHCPGLSGGLSEALMQKLPHSVHQEQPDTVWAVRKSCQIQQPLKIRMVKQNNIIPGETQILLRFTGWESNVNAKKQPPVGIKCEPMDQENEQTCGHETDGHRIGSEVVSTVTQECLI; this comes from the exons ATGCAGGCGAAGGTTCCTGGTGACCCAGGCTCTCACCAGCAGATTGTCCCTTACCGTCCTCCTGAGGTTGTCTGGAGCTTCAGTGCTGTGTGCTCTTGGCCTCCACGCTGGGGTACCACCGACTCCCACTGTCCAGGGCTTTCCGGTGGACTCTCCGAGGCACTGATGCAGAAACTTCCCCATTCGGTGCACCAAGAGCAGCCTGACACGGTGTGGGCCGTCAGGAAGAGCTGCCAGATCCAACAG CCTTTGAAGATAAGGATGGTCAAACAAAATAATATCATACCTGGAGAAACTCAGATCTTGCTAAGATTTACTGGTTGGGAATCCAATGTTAATGCCAAGAAGCAGCCACCAGTTGGGATCAAATGTGAGCCTATGGATCAAG AAAATGAGCAAACATGTGGCCATGAAACAGATGGTCATAGAATTGGTTCAGAGGTTGTGAGTACAGTAACCCAAGAGTGTCTTATCTGA
- the LOC144331760 gene encoding uncharacterized protein LOC144331760 isoform X6, translating to MQAKVPGDPGSHQQIVPYRPPEVVWSFSAVCSWPPRWGTTDSHCPGLSGGLSEALMQKLPHSVHQEQPDTVWAVRKSCQIQQADDFRDMSTGYRTPVITTTMKLGFRKEVNHIRNPVTSMSSCQTTQGTRVNRAQGALGSCL from the exons ATGCAGGCGAAGGTTCCTGGTGACCCAGGCTCTCACCAGCAGATTGTCCCTTACCGTCCTCCTGAGGTTGTCTGGAGCTTCAGTGCTGTGTGCTCTTGGCCTCCACGCTGGGGTACCACCGACTCCCACTGTCCAGGGCTTTCCGGTGGACTCTCCGAGGCACTGATGCAGAAACTTCCCCATTCGGTGCACCAAGAGCAGCCTGACACGGTGTGGGCCGTCAGGAAGAGCTGCCAGATCCAACAG GCTGATGACTTCAGGGATATGAGCACGGGATACAGGACAcctgtcatcaccaccaccatgaaGTTGGGATTCAGGAAGGAGGTTAATCATATAAGAAATCCTGTGACCAGCATGAGCTCCTGTCAGACCACACAAGGCACTCGAGTGAACAGGGCACAGGGGGCCCTGGGGTCATG CCTTTGA
- the LOC144331760 gene encoding uncharacterized protein LOC144331760 isoform X4, whose translation MQAKVPGDPGSHQQIVPYRPPEVVWSFSAVCSWPPRWGTTDSHCPGLSGGLSEALMQKLPHSVHQEQPDTVWAVRKSCQIQQADDFRDMSTGYRTPVITTTMKLGFRKEVNHIRNPVTSMSSCQTTQGTRVNRAQGALGSWNAWTQ comes from the exons ATGCAGGCGAAGGTTCCTGGTGACCCAGGCTCTCACCAGCAGATTGTCCCTTACCGTCCTCCTGAGGTTGTCTGGAGCTTCAGTGCTGTGTGCTCTTGGCCTCCACGCTGGGGTACCACCGACTCCCACTGTCCAGGGCTTTCCGGTGGACTCTCCGAGGCACTGATGCAGAAACTTCCCCATTCGGTGCACCAAGAGCAGCCTGACACGGTGTGGGCCGTCAGGAAGAGCTGCCAGATCCAACAG GCTGATGACTTCAGGGATATGAGCACGGGATACAGGACAcctgtcatcaccaccaccatgaaGTTGGGATTCAGGAAGGAGGTTAATCATATAAGAAATCCTGTGACCAGCATGAGCTCCTGTCAGACCACACAAGGCACTCGAGTGAACAGGGCACAGGGGGCCCTGGGGTCATG GAATGCCTGGACACAGTAG